The following coding sequences lie in one Apostichopus japonicus isolate 1M-3 chromosome 13, ASM3797524v1, whole genome shotgun sequence genomic window:
- the LOC139979082 gene encoding uncharacterized protein encodes MGRYFLINCAFLLLLAFALPTKCCLLSTDGECSMKQPLMYGGRLAFIDDGSIGNNSPSPVAQTRVLVIKVPPSILKGKKYPGRGGIGRIVMAGGGPCGGERSQITCPLATTEESICLDSSLPCYQTPPTYAEPEPLSFSGVTTTSITVTWPAWDETVDHGHGPIVEYRIQIRGPGELEFTEIPKGRQLSHQFNDLNENTEYEFRIGIIRDHPFGDGRPSYMQTTRTSAGDLVITDLEYTSSSRRAGYASTTVMWSVEGVTDSHRVLSQSLSLRLLNVLECDGVPTTEDTTPRVIDVEDGEARTRTIPRLTANSLYSLMLSLNTQTGTYERSKTIRTTTTRSTGKPTNLRLNIRDDGNLVFHWNKPECSQRNGPITSYYYTVAKFKPNRVKKPPLVIAEHTEALKIKLERSDTRIMHNVQYLFTVRATTGLGSGDLDSPAADHQFIFES; translated from the exons AATGTTCAATGAAACAACCCCTCATGTACGGAGGACGACTGGCCTTTATTGATGATGGCAGCATTGGAAACAACAGTCCTTCACCTGTCGCTCAAACACGAGTCTTAGTCATCAAGGTGCCACCATCTATCCTCAAAGGGAAAAAATATCCAGGACGTGGCGGGATCGGTCGTATCGTCATGGCAGGGGGAGGACCATGTGGTGGAGAGAGGTCACAAATTACCTGTCCATTGGCCACAACTGAAGAATCTATCTGTCTTGACTCTAGCCTACCTTGCTATCAGA CTCCTCCTACTTATGCCGAACCGGAACCACTGTCCTTCTCTGGCGTTACAACAACGAGCATCACCGTGACGTGGCCAGCTTGGGACGAGACAGTCGACCATGGTCACGGTCCCATTGTTGAGTATAGGATACAAATACGAGGACCAGGGGAGTTGGAATTCACCGAAATACCAAAAGGAAGACAACTCTCTCATCAATTCAATGATTTGAACGAGAATACTGAGTATGAATTTCGAATTGGAATTATCAGA GACCATCCCTTTGGAGACGGACGTCCAAGTTACATGCAAACGACGCGCACATCAGCGGGAG ATTTGGTTATCACTGACCTCGAATATACATCATCATCAAGACGTGCGGGTTATGCAAGTACTACCGTGATGTGGTCGGTGGAGGGAGTCACGGACTCGCACAGGGTTCTAAGTCAAAGTCTCTCTCTCCGACTGTTGAATGTCCTTGAATGCGACGGAGTGCCAACGACAGAGGATACTACACCAAGGGTAATTGATGTGGAGGATGGTGAAGCAAGGACAAGAACAATTCCTCGATTGACGGCAAACTCTCTGTACAGCCTAATGTTGAGCCTGAACACACAAACGGGGACGTATGAAAGGTCCAAGACGATACGAACAACTACAACGA GATCAACTGGTAAACCAACGAATCTCCGGTTGAACATAAGGGACGATGGCAATTTGGTTTTCCACTGGAATAAACCTGAGTGTTCTCAACGTAATGGCCCTATTACCAGTTATTATTATACGGTAGCCAAATTCAAACCAAACAGAGTAAAGAAACCGCCTCTTGTTATCGCTGAGCACACTGAGGCCCTCAAAATAAAGCTCGAAAGAAGTGACACGAGGATAATGCATAATGTACAATATCTATTTACGGTCAGAGCAACGACTGGCCTAGGCAGCGGTGATTTGGATTCCCCAGCAGCTGatcatcaatttatttttgaGTCTTAG